The nucleotide sequence GCCGGGCAGCGGATCGTTGTTGTCCACCCAGGATTTCATCGCGGTGTTGACCGCCGGAACCTGGCCCGCCTCGAGAATCCCCGCCATGATGCGGTCGATTTCGTCGTCCCAGACCCACCACGGGTCGGCGGCCGAACCGGCCTGTGTCGCACCCCAGGCCGGTGCGACGCTCGCCGCGCCGACCAGCCCCAAGGCGACACCGAGGGACAGGACATTCCTCCTGCTGAGATCGCTCATTTACTGACCTAACTTCCTTGGTAGGCATCCGATGAGTGATTCGCTAGTGATGTGCGCTTTTCCCATCCAGGTCGCGAAGCGAACCCTTGACCACTTTCCCGCCCGCGTTGCGCGGGAGTTCGGGGAGCACCACGAGATCCTTCGGCATCTTGAAGGACGCGAGCCTGCCGTCGAGGAATTCGTTCAGTTCCGCCAAGGACGGTGCGGCGTCCGGCGGGGTGGTGACGAACGCGACCGGCACCTGGCCCCAGCGCTCGTCGGCCCGGCCGATCACGGCGACCTCCAGTACCGACGGATGCGCGGAGATCGCGTTCTCCACTTCGGCGCAGTAGATGTTCTCGCCGCCGCTGATGATCATGTCCTTCTTGCGGTCGACCACCCAGATGAAGCCGTCTTCGTCCTGGGAGACCAAATCGCCGGAGTGGAACCAGCCACCGGCAAAGGCTTCCGCGGTCTCCTGAGGTTTCTTCCAGTACCCCTTGGTCACCGTGGGACCGCGATAGACGATCTCTCCCACTTCGCCCGGTGCGACATCGTTCATGTCGTCGTCCACGACGCGGTACTGGAGGGTCGGGATCGGTTTGCCGACGGAGCCGAGCTTGCGTATCGAGTCCTCGCCGCTGAGGACGCACGTGATCGGGGAGGTCTCGGTCTGGCCGAACACGGCCACGTTGAGGGCTCCGGGGAATCTTTCGGCCATGGCGAGGAGCGTCGACCTGGTCGCGGGAGCCGCGCCCCAGCTGATGATCCGGAGTTTCAGGTCACGTTCGGCGATATCCGGCTGGGCGCAGATCAGGTCCCATTGCTGGGGAACGTTGAACACCACGGTGGCGCCTTCGCGCTCGTAGGCGTCGAGCACCGCGCGCGGATCGAAGGCGCCCAGTGGGTGGATCACGACCACGCCGCCGACCAGGAAGTTCGCCACGATCGAACCCAGCCCCGCGATGTGGAAGAAGGGCGCGGTCAGGAAGGCGACGTCGGTGTCGTCGAAGATCTTCATCGCCTGGATGCAGGTGATCGCCTGCATCTGCAGGTTGCGATGGGAGAGCATCACTCCTTTCGGTCTGCCGGTGGTGCCCGAGGTGTACATGATCAGCGCCGTCGACTCCTCGCTGACGTCGGGCAGTTCCAGCGGTTCGTGCGCGGTCAGGAATTCCTCGTACGACTCGCCGAGGACGAGCACCGTCCCGATCGACGCGGCGTTCGGCGCGGCTTCGAGCAGGGGCAGCAGCCGCTCGTCGACGACGATGGCGGACGGCGCGCAGTCGGCGAGGATGTAGTCGAGTTCCGCCGGCGCGAGCCGGAAGCTGAGCGGGACGGCCATGGCGCCCAGGCTGTTCGCGGCGAACACGGTTTCCACGAACCACGGGTGATTCAAGGTCAGCGTCGCCACCCGATGGCCTTCGGTGACACCTCGTGCGGCGAGACCGGCGGCCAACCGCAAGGACCGCCGGGAGAGCTCCGCCCAGGTGGTGGTCTCCCCGAGGTACCGCAGGGCGGGTTCGTCCGGTCGCATCATCGCGTGCGTCGCCGCGTGCGCCATCCAGTGATGCCGGAAGGACGAGGCGGGAGCCGAAGCGTTCGACATGGCCATCCTCAGGTATCGGAGCGGACTGGTCGCGAAGCCAGTATGCATGCCAAACCGCCGGTTGAGAACCCATAAGTTAATCGGGAATCACATCGGGGCGCTGTTCTCGCCCCGAAGGATCCCGTGGTGGTGATCCGGTTCGTGGTTGACTTCCCGGCATGGTCCCGTTCCCGTCCGCAGCCGCTCGGAACCCGCGATGAGCGCCGACTCGACCGCGGCCGTCCGGCCCCGCAACCGCAAGCAGACGATCGTCGACGCGGCCGGGCGGATCTTCAGCGAGCACGGCTACCACGCGGCGTCGATGGAGGAGATCGCCGCCGACGTGGGCATCACCGCGGCGGCCCTCTACCGGCACTTCCCGAACAAGTACGCGCTGTTCGCCGCGTGCGCGAACGTCATGGCCGACCGGCTCGTCGCCACCCTCGACGAGGTCGCGCCCGGCGCGCCGCTGGCGGACGTGCTCGCCGCCGTCACGCGGGGCACGGTCACCCATCGCGCGTCGAGCGGCCTGTACCGCTGGGAATCCCGGTACCTCGACCGCGAAGACCGGCACTCGCTCGCCCTGAAGTTCGGGCAGGTCGTGGACAGGATGACCGAAGCGGTGCGGCGGGAGTATCCGCTCCCCGGGGCGGGCCTGCGTGCCGTCGCCGCGCTCGGCGTGATCGGGTCCATCACGATGCACCGCACGTCGATCGCCCAGCGCCGGGTCGAAGAGGTACTGGTGGAGTCGGCGCTGCGCGTGGCCGCGACCGACCCGGCGACGGGCGGCGCGGGCACGCACGCCGTCGAGCTGCCGTCCGGTCCGGCGTCGCGCACCAGGCGTTCGGAGATCATCGCGGCCGCCATCCCGTTGTTCGAACAGGACGGGTTCGCCAACGTCACGAACGGCCGGATCGCCGAAGCCGTGGGGCTGGTGCCGTCCGCGCTCTACCGGTATTTCCCCGGTAAGGCCGACATTCTCGCCGCCGCGTGCCTCCAGGCCGCGGGGATTCTTGCCCAGGCGGTGGAACAGAACCTCCGCGGTGTCGATGACCCGGGCCATGCCCTGCTCGCACTGGCGCGGACGTATGTGGCGTACAGCTTCGAGCACACCGCGCTCACGAGCGTCGCCAACGCCGAGCTGGCGGGCCTTCCCGCGGCTCTGCAGCGGCCCTTGGTCAGCGCGCAGCGCGAGCACATCGCCGTCTGGGAACGGGAATTGCGGGCGGCGCGGCCGGAACTCGACCAGCGTCAGGCGAGGGTGCTCGTACACGCGGGTTTCGGGGTGGTGGTCGAAGCGGGCCGGAAGTTGCGGTGGGAAGACGTCCCCGCCAACCGTGACGCGGTGAGCGCGCTGCTCGTGGGCGCCTTGGGCGTTTGACGAACCGTTCCTAGGGTTAGCGGTGGCCGAGCCCGGCGGAGACCTGGCGCGCCGCACGGCCGACGACGCGGTTCAGGCCGCGCATCCGGGCGGCGGGCATGTACGGCCGGGTCGCCGAAACACTGATGGCGCCGGCGATCGCGCCGGTGGCGTCCCGGATCGGCGCCGCGACACAACGGATCCCCGGTTCGTTGTCCTCCAGATCCATCGCCACCCCGGACTCCGCGTACTCGCGTATCCGCGCCAGGAACGCGTCGACGTCCTCCGGGTGCACCCGGCCGGGTTCCGCCGGGGTCTCGGCAAGGTAGAGATCCCGCCACTCGGGCGCGGAGTCCAGCAACAGCGCCATGCCGACGCCGGTGCGGGTCAACGGCATCCGGGGCCCGATGCGGGAGCGCATCTCCGCGCCCCGTGAACCCGGCAGCTTGTCCAGGTACAGCACGGAATCCCCGTCGCGGACGGCCAGATGCACGGTGTCCCGCAACTGGTCGGCCAGCTCCTCCAGGACCGGGCGGGCGACCACCGGCAGCGGACTTCCGTGCAGGGCCTGGAAACCCAGTTCGATCAGGGTGGGTCCGAGCGTGTAGCCGTCCCGCCCGCTGCGCAGATAACCCTCGCTGACCAGCCCCCCGTATCTCGTCGAATACCGGAAAATGGACTACATCAAGTCCGGCTTCCTGGCTTCGCTGCCGTTCATCGCGGCGCTGGTCGGCGTGCTGGCTTCCGGTGTCCTGTCGGACTTCCTGGTGCGCCGTGGTGCTTCGCTCGGCGTGGCGAGGAAAGGCCCGATCATCGCCGGGCTGCTGCTGAGCACCGTGATGGTCACGGCGGGTTTCACCGACTCGACCGCGCTGGTCATCGTCATCCTGTCGATCGCCTTCTTCGGCAACGCGCTCGCCTCGATCACCTGGTCGCTGGTCTCCGCGCTGGCCCCGCGGCGGCTGCTCGGGCTGACCGGCGGGATGTTCAACTTCATCGGGAACCTGTCGTCGATCGCCACCCCGATCGTCATCGGCCTGATCGTCACCGACGACAGCTTCGCGCCCGGTTTCGCTTACATGACCGTGATCACGATCGCGGGGATCCTGTCCTACGTATTCCTGGTCGGCAAGGTCGAACGCGTCAGCGAGCGGGTCCCGGCGCAGGCCACGTAGCGGCGGTCGCCGTTGGGGCGACTCCGAAACCACCTGCGGTACCTGACCCTCGCTTGTGAGCAGTCCTTCGTGGAGCTGAGACGCTGACCGATTTCCGGTCCCAGCGGGAACTCGCGCCGGCATCGGCTTCGGGGCTGAGCGACTTGTCCCTTCATCGGAATCGCGCTCGGTGGTTTGACGAGGGTGGAGCTTTCCGGCGTCGAGCCGGATGCCGACCTTTCGGTGGCCGGCGGCCTCGTCGAATTGCGACGGCCGGGTCTCAAGGATTGCCGCGCGGAGCTCGACCTCTCCGAGCTGGACGGGCTGTCGAAACCGGTGAGGATCGACCTGCGTGGCGCCCTGCGAAGCCGGCCCTGACTCCTTTGGCCGATCGGTGTATCCGTGTCCTGCCGGATCGCGATCATCGGTGCGCAGGGCTGGACTCGTCGGGGCCGCAGGTGGAGCTCCGGTTCTTCTGAGCCGCCGTCTGCCCGCCGTTGGGTGACCAGGGTTACATAGATACCCCCTAGGGGTACTTGCGCCAGGCGCTGAACGCGCTTAATTTCATCTCCGTCAGATACCCCCTATGGGTATAAGTTCTCGAAAGGACGGTCGTCATGGCGGAGACAACCCCGGACCCACGACGGTGGTGGGCGCTGGGCCTCATCGCGTTGGCCCAGTTCATGGTCATCATGGACACCTCGATCATCGGCGTCGCACTACCCGCTATGCAGCAGGACCTCGGGTTTTCCCCAGGGGATCTGTCGTGGGTGTTCAACGCCTATGTCATCGCGCTGGCCGGGCTGCTGCTGCTCGGCGGGCGTCTCTCGGACCTGTTCGGCGCGCGGAAGATGTTCACCGCCGGCTGGGTCGTCACGCTCGGCGGTTCCGTGGTCGCCGCGGTCGCGGGCACCGCGTGGGTCGAGCTGCTCGGCCGGGTACTGCAAGGCGCGGGAGCGGCGCTGATCGCGCCGTCCGCGCTGACCCTGCTGATGATGCTGTTCGGCGCGCGTCCGCGTGAGCTGACCAAGGCGCTCGCGCTCTACGGCGCGGCCGCACCCGCCGGTGGTACCGCCGGGGTGTTCCTCGGTGGCGTGATCACCGAATGGCTGTCGTGGCCGTGGATCTTCTGGCTCTACGTCCCGATTTCGCTGATCGCGATCCTGGTGACCGCCAAGCTGATGCCGTCCGCGCCCGCACGGCGTGGCTCGGTCGACATCGCCGGCGCCATCGCGGCGACCGCGGGTCTCGGGCTGACCGTGTTCGGCGTCGTCCGGGCACCGGAGGCGGGCTGGGACTCGGCGGGCACCTGGGGCGCGCTGGTGGGTGGTGTCGCCCTGCTCGCGGTGTTCGTGCTGATCCAGCGCAGGCGTGAGGTTCCGTTGGTGCGCCTGGGTATCTTCCGCACCCCGAACCTCGGCGGCGCGAACCTCGCGCAGTTCCTGCTCGGCGCGGCGTGGATCCCGATGTGGTACTTCCTCAACCTGTACCTGCAGCAGGTACTGGGTTACGGGGCCTTCGCCAGCGGTGCGGCGTTGCTGCCGATGACGGTGCTGATCGTGGTGCTGATGGTCGCGGTCGCGCCGCGGTTGATCGGCCGCTTCGGACCGAAGAAGATGGTCGTCGGCGGCTTGTGGGCGCTCGCCGCGGGGCTGGTGTGGCTGTCGTTCGTCAGCCCGACGGGCAACTTCGTCGTCGACGTCCTGCCCGCGTCGCTGGTCGCCGCCCTCGGTCAGGCGCTGGCGTTCATCCCGTCGCTGGGCACCGCGATCTCCAGCGCGAAACCGGAGGAAGGCGGACTGGCGTCGGGGATCGTGAACACCTCGTACCAGATCGGCTCGGCGCTCGGTCTCGCCGCGATGACCGCGGTCGGCGTGTCGTTCGGCGCGAGGCGGATCGGTGACCCGGTCGCGCTGACCGGCGGCTACTCGGCGGCGTTCCTCGGGGCCGCGGGAATCGCGGTCGCCGGTGGCTTCCTGGCCATGGCCACCCTGCGCGCCCCGAAGCCCGAGCCCGGTGAGGTCGGCGGAGGTGAACCGGCGGTGCTGCGATGACCGGCTGTATCCCCGTGTGGAGGGCGAGACCGTTCCGGGTCCGCCCTCCACACGGCGTTTTCGGGGACGGCCTCACATTTCGCGGTGCCACGTCGTCGGTTGGGCAGAACACCCACCAACGCAAAGGAGATCGCGATGAACGCCCGGCTCGACTACTTCGGCAACAAGGTCGGCGGAAAGTTCATGAGGACCATCATCTCGGCGGGCAGGGGACTCGCCGATTCACCGCTGTCGCTCACGATCCAGGAACTGGTACGGATGCGCGCGAGCCAGATCAACGGATGCGCGGTGTGCCTGGACATCCACACCAAGGAAGCCGCCGCCGCGGGCGAGACGGACGTGCGGATCAACCTGGTCGCCGTATGGCGGGAGGCGAACGTCTTCACCGAGGCCGAGCGTGCCGCGCTGGAGGTGACCGAACAGGCCTGCCGGATGGCCGACGGTGGCGGCGTCACCGATGAGGCGTGGGCGAACGCCGCCAAGCACTTCGACGAGGACCAGCTGGCCGCGCTGGTCGGCGTGATCTCGCTGATCAACGCCTTCAACCGGGTGAACGCCATCGTCCAGAACCCCGGCGGCGACTACCGGGTCGGGCAGTTCGCATGACCGCCACTGAGACAGCGCGCAATCGGGCGGCGTTCGGCCGCTTTCACGACGCGACCAACAGTGGGGACTACGACCTCATCGAGAAGACGATCGACGAAGTCGTCGCACCGGACGTGGTGTTCCACGCGCCGGTGCCGATGGAAACCACCGGCGCGCAGGCGCTGAAACAGGTGTGGACAGTGCTGTTACGGGCGTTCCCCGATCTGCGGGTCACGGCCGAGGACGTGCTCGCCGACGGCGACAAGATCGTCTGCCGGAACACCGTCACCGGCACCCACCGGGGCGAGTTCAGGGGGATGCCCGCCACCGGGAAGCGGGTTTCCTACAGCGAAATCTTCATCCTCCGCTTCGCCGGAGGGCGGGTCGCCGAGATCTGGGGTGTAGTCGACGTCCTCACCCAGCTGCGGCAACTCGGCGCCCTCGCGGCGTAGCGGTCAGGCGTCGGCCCACGGCCGCAGTTTCTCCGGGTTCCGCATCCCCCAGATGCGCTGGATGCGGTCTTCGGCGACGTGGAACGCGAAGACGGCGACGGTCTGCCCGGCCTGCTGGAGCACGAGGCCGGGCCGGCCGTTGACCTCCCGCTCCACCAGGTCGAGTCCGGCCGTCAGGTGCGCCACCGAAATGAGATAGGACGCGACCTCCTCGCGCCCTTCGAACGGGTGCAGCGCGGCCCTGACGACTCCGCCGCCGTCGCTGGCCGCCTTGACGTCCGGATCGAGGAGACCGATGAGGGCTTCGATGTCCTTGGCTTCCCACGCCTTCTTGAATTCCTTGACGAGGTCCGCCTGCCGGGCGATCGGGGCGGGCACGAGCCGCGTCGCGCGGATGCGGCGGCGGGCGGAGGTGGCCAGCTGACGGCAGGCGGCCGGACTGCGGCCGACGATCTCCGCGACCTCGGCGAAGGGGTAGCGGAAAACGTCGTGCAGGACGAACGCGACCCGCTCGGCCGGTGTCAGCGACTCGAGCACGACGAGAAAGGCCATGTTGATCGACTCGTCGAGGGTGATCCGGTCGGCCGGGTCACCGGTGGGCGGACGCAGGGTCGTCCACTCGACATGTCCCGGCAAAGGCTCGGGGAGCCACTCGCCGACGTAGCGCTCCCGCCGCGCGCGGGCCGAACCGAGGAGGTCCAAGCAGATCCGGCCGGCGACGGTCGTCAGCCAGGCGCCAGGGGAGTCGATCGCTTCCCGCTGTGCCGGGGACAAGGCGTACCAGCGGGTGTAGGTCTCCTGCACCACGTCCTCGGCCTCGGAGAGCGAGCCGACCAGGCGATACGCGAGCCCGATCAGCTGACGCCGCTCACTCACGATCGCCTTCAACGCCGGGTCGAGCGGCGCGTGCGTGTGTTCGTTCATGGGAATTCGCCCCCTGGTCTCGTGCGCTGTCCCGGGTACGACGAAACACGGCCGCCGAATGTGAGGTCACCCGGGTATCGGCACGACCACTTCGGCCGGTCGCCCTTTGTCTACCCGGGGTAGTCCGTGAAGGCCTCATTGAGGAACCCAGTGTGCCTCAATGAGGCCTTCACGGACCTGCTGTGGCCACGTCGTAACTCCACCATCACGCACATGCCGGGGCGGGTCAGTGTGCGCCCGCTTCGGTCAGGATCCGGGCGACGGCCGTCTGGCCTTTCGCCCGGGCGTGCGCGAGGGGAGTGACACCCTGCTTGTCGGCGAGATTCACGTCGGCTCCGGCGGCGGCGAGCGCTCGGACCACTTCCTGGTGGCGCGGCCCACCGTCGCCGAGGATGACCGCTTCCAGCAACGCGGTCCAGCCGAGGTCGTTCACGTGGTCGACGTCGATCCCGCTGCCGGCCACCAGCCGCACGTACTCGGCGTGCCCGCGTTCGGAGGCGGGGATCAGCGAGACACCGCCGTACCGGTTGGTGATGGTCAGGTCCGGCTTGGCCTCGAGCAGCAGCTTCGCCATCGGGACGTTGCCGGTGACTCCGGTGACGAGCCAGGGCGTGTCGTGCCGCCCGTCGAGAGCGTTCGGGTCGGCGCCTGCCGTGACCAGGACTTCGGCGACGTCGACGCGGTTCTCGGTGACGGCGACGAGCAACGGGGTCCGGCCCTGAGCGTCACGAGTCTCCAGGTCGGCGCCCGCGTCGACGGCCTGCCGGACGCGGTTCACGTCGGCTTCGAAGAGTTGGCTCACGGGGACTCCTTGGCGGGGCGGCTGGGACGAGGTGGGTGGCGCGGCAGTGCTCGGTGCCGTTCGGGGTGGTGCGCTCGGTGCCTGCGGGGAGCAGGCACCGAGCACGAGGGCGGCGAGCAACGCCACGATCGCCCGCTCACCGATCATCAGCGAAGTTCCCCGATGGCGCGCAGCCCGGCCGTGGCGAAGCGTTCGTCGAGGTCGCCGCTGGGCGCGCCGCCGACGCCGATCCCGGCGATCGGGCCGCCGTTCGCGGCGACCGGCACACCGCCGCCGAGGAAGAGCGTGCCGGGGATGTCGCGGATGGTCGGGCCGTCGCCCTGTGCGTTCCTGGCCAGCGCGGACGTGGGCTGTCCGAACGAGACCGCGGTGAAGGCCTTGCGCTTGGCGGACTCTTCCGTCTGGGGCCCGGCGCCATCTCCCTTGAGCAGCACACGCACGTCACCCGAGCGGTCCACCACGGCCACGGTGACGCGCTGGCCTTCCTTCTCGGCGGCGTCCAGCGCGGCCTGCGCGGCGCGGGTGGCGGCGTCGACGCCGAGCACGCTCGTCTGCACGACGGACTGTTGGGCGGGCGGCTGCGGCTTGTGATCCTGCGCCTGCGCCGCGCCCACCCCGGTGGCCAGCGCGACGGTCGCGAGACCGGCCGTCATACCGAGGATGAGACGAGTGCGGGGGAGCTTGGCGTTCATCGGATTTCCTTTGCGGCGAGGGGGTGTTGCTTTCCCCTACGACTTTCCCGGCTGGCGGGGCCCGGCGAATCGGGCGAGTGGACATCGATCGGACGTCGAGTGATCGGTAGGGGCATCAACCGAACGATTGATGCGGGACACCCCGCCTCCCCGCTTACGATCATCGGCGACGAAGGGAGGACCTGATGAGATGGCACCTCGGACCGGCAACCCGGTTGAACGCCGCGATGCACACCGGGTTCTTCCTGCTGCTCGCCGCG is from Amycolatopsis lurida and encodes:
- a CDS encoding MFS transporter yields the protein MTSPPYLVEYRKMDYIKSGFLASLPFIAALVGVLASGVLSDFLVRRGASLGVARKGPIIAGLLLSTVMVTAGFTDSTALVIVILSIAFFGNALASITWSLVSALAPRRLLGLTGGMFNFIGNLSSIATPIVIGLIVTDDSFAPGFAYMTVITIAGILSYVFLVGKVERVSERVPAQAT
- a CDS encoding MFS transporter, whose product is MAETTPDPRRWWALGLIALAQFMVIMDTSIIGVALPAMQQDLGFSPGDLSWVFNAYVIALAGLLLLGGRLSDLFGARKMFTAGWVVTLGGSVVAAVAGTAWVELLGRVLQGAGAALIAPSALTLLMMLFGARPRELTKALALYGAAAPAGGTAGVFLGGVITEWLSWPWIFWLYVPISLIAILVTAKLMPSAPARRGSVDIAGAIAATAGLGLTVFGVVRAPEAGWDSAGTWGALVGGVALLAVFVLIQRRREVPLVRLGIFRTPNLGGANLAQFLLGAAWIPMWYFLNLYLQQVLGYGAFASGAALLPMTVLIVVLMVAVAPRLIGRFGPKKMVVGGLWALAAGLVWLSFVSPTGNFVVDVLPASLVAALGQALAFIPSLGTAISSAKPEEGGLASGIVNTSYQIGSALGLAAMTAVGVSFGARRIGDPVALTGGYSAAFLGAAGIAVAGGFLAMATLRAPKPEPGEVGGGEPAVLR
- a CDS encoding GlcG/HbpS family heme-binding protein, giving the protein MNAKLPRTRLILGMTAGLATVALATGVGAAQAQDHKPQPPAQQSVVQTSVLGVDAATRAAQAALDAAEKEGQRVTVAVVDRSGDVRVLLKGDGAGPQTEESAKRKAFTAVSFGQPTSALARNAQGDGPTIRDIPGTLFLGGGVPVAANGGPIAGIGVGGAPSGDLDERFATAGLRAIGELR
- the sigJ gene encoding RNA polymerase sigma factor SigJ; the protein is MNEHTHAPLDPALKAIVSERRQLIGLAYRLVGSLSEAEDVVQETYTRWYALSPAQREAIDSPGAWLTTVAGRICLDLLGSARARRERYVGEWLPEPLPGHVEWTTLRPPTGDPADRITLDESINMAFLVVLESLTPAERVAFVLHDVFRYPFAEVAEIVGRSPAACRQLATSARRRIRATRLVPAPIARQADLVKEFKKAWEAKDIEALIGLLDPDVKAASDGGGVVRAALHPFEGREEVASYLISVAHLTAGLDLVEREVNGRPGLVLQQAGQTVAVFAFHVAEDRIQRIWGMRNPEKLRPWADA
- a CDS encoding AMP-binding protein — its product is MSNASAPASSFRHHWMAHAATHAMMRPDEPALRYLGETTTWAELSRRSLRLAAGLAARGVTEGHRVATLTLNHPWFVETVFAANSLGAMAVPLSFRLAPAELDYILADCAPSAIVVDERLLPLLEAAPNAASIGTVLVLGESYEEFLTAHEPLELPDVSEESTALIMYTSGTTGRPKGVMLSHRNLQMQAITCIQAMKIFDDTDVAFLTAPFFHIAGLGSIVANFLVGGVVVIHPLGAFDPRAVLDAYEREGATVVFNVPQQWDLICAQPDIAERDLKLRIISWGAAPATRSTLLAMAERFPGALNVAVFGQTETSPITCVLSGEDSIRKLGSVGKPIPTLQYRVVDDDMNDVAPGEVGEIVYRGPTVTKGYWKKPQETAEAFAGGWFHSGDLVSQDEDGFIWVVDRKKDMIISGGENIYCAEVENAISAHPSVLEVAVIGRADERWGQVPVAFVTTPPDAAPSLAELNEFLDGRLASFKMPKDLVVLPELPRNAGGKVVKGSLRDLDGKSAHH
- a CDS encoding TetR/AcrR family transcriptional regulator, which codes for MSADSTAAVRPRNRKQTIVDAAGRIFSEHGYHAASMEEIAADVGITAAALYRHFPNKYALFAACANVMADRLVATLDEVAPGAPLADVLAAVTRGTVTHRASSGLYRWESRYLDREDRHSLALKFGQVVDRMTEAVRREYPLPGAGLRAVAALGVIGSITMHRTSIAQRRVEEVLVESALRVAATDPATGGAGTHAVELPSGPASRTRRSEIIAAAIPLFEQDGFANVTNGRIAEAVGLVPSALYRYFPGKADILAAACLQAAGILAQAVEQNLRGVDDPGHALLALARTYVAYSFEHTALTSVANAELAGLPAALQRPLVSAQREHIAVWERELRAARPELDQRQARVLVHAGFGVVVEAGRKLRWEDVPANRDAVSALLVGALGV
- a CDS encoding carboxymuconolactone decarboxylase family protein, which translates into the protein MNARLDYFGNKVGGKFMRTIISAGRGLADSPLSLTIQELVRMRASQINGCAVCLDIHTKEAAAAGETDVRINLVAVWREANVFTEAERAALEVTEQACRMADGGGVTDEAWANAAKHFDEDQLAALVGVISLINAFNRVNAIVQNPGGDYRVGQFA
- a CDS encoding ester cyclase; this translates as MTATETARNRAAFGRFHDATNSGDYDLIEKTIDEVVAPDVVFHAPVPMETTGAQALKQVWTVLLRAFPDLRVTAEDVLADGDKIVCRNTVTGTHRGEFRGMPATGKRVSYSEIFILRFAGGRVAEIWGVVDVLTQLRQLGALAA
- a CDS encoding ankyrin repeat domain-containing protein — its product is MSQLFEADVNRVRQAVDAGADLETRDAQGRTPLLVAVTENRVDVAEVLVTAGADPNALDGRHDTPWLVTGVTGNVPMAKLLLEAKPDLTITNRYGGVSLIPASERGHAEYVRLVAGSGIDVDHVNDLGWTALLEAVILGDGGPRHQEVVRALAAAGADVNLADKQGVTPLAHARAKGQTAVARILTEAGAH
- a CDS encoding IclR family transcriptional regulator, producing MFRYSTRYGGLVSEGYLRSGRDGYTLGPTLIELGFQALHGSPLPVVARPVLEELADQLRDTVHLAVRDGDSVLYLDKLPGSRGAEMRSRIGPRMPLTRTGVGMALLLDSAPEWRDLYLAETPAEPGRVHPEDVDAFLARIREYAESGVAMDLEDNEPGIRCVAAPIRDATGAIAGAISVSATRPYMPAARMRGLNRVVGRAARQVSAGLGHR